In Paenacidovorax monticola, the genomic window ATCTCGGCGATGGTTTTCATGGAGACGGGGAGGCAAGGGGGTGGAGCGGGCGCATCATGTGGAGCTTGTCGTAGCCCACGCCGTCCACGACGATGGCGCGCGGCAGCAGGCCCCAGGCGCGGAAGCCCGCGCGCTCGTACAGCCGCACCACATGGGTGTTGGACGCGGTCACGGTGAGCACGAGGTGCTCCAGCCCCGGCACCTGGGCGGCGGCCTCCAGGCAGGCCGCGACGAGGGCGCGGCCCACGCCGTGGCGCTGGGCCTCGGGCGCCACCATCATGCCGACCACGGTAGCGCAGTGGCGCTGCTTGGCGCGCGATTCGCGCTCGCAGCCCACGCTGCCCACGAGCCGGCCCGTGGCGTCGAAGGCGCCCAGGAAGAATGTACCCGAGCGCAGGTCGCCGAAGCGCTGCGCATACTCGGCGGCGGGGCGCAGCACGGCGCTTTCGTAGTCGGAGGTGAAGGCCTCGGGGGCGGTGCGCAGGGCCTCGTCGCGCAGGGCCTTGTAGGCGTGCACGTCGTCGGGGGTGAGCGGGCGGATCGCTGCGTCCATGCTCAGGCGCCCTCGATGGCGTGCAGTTCGGCCAGGGTGTTGGCGTTGTGGAAGGCGCGCGGATCGTCGCCCGCGCGGTCAAAGGGTTCGAGCGCGCAGCGGTGCTGGGCGGTCCATGCGTCGATCTTGCGGCCGCCGGCCTGGGTGAAGCGCACCAGGCTTTCGAGCAGGCTGCTGCGCAGCAGGCAGAACACCGGCTGGGGGCGCACGGTGGTGACGCCGGCCGCGTCGCTCTCGGGCGCGCAGGCCATGGCGATGTCGGCGTCCTCGCGTTCGGCTGCGCGGGCCAGGCGCTCGGCCAGGTCGGCCGGGAACAGCGGCGAGTCGCAGGGCACGGTGAGCAGCCAGG contains:
- a CDS encoding GNAT family N-acetyltransferase, producing MDAAIRPLTPDDVHAYKALRDEALRTAPEAFTSDYESAVLRPAAEYAQRFGDLRSGTFFLGAFDATGRLVGSVGCERESRAKQRHCATVVGMMVAPEAQRHGVGRALVAACLEAAAQVPGLEHLVLTVTASNTHVVRLYERAGFRAWGLLPRAIVVDGVGYDKLHMMRPLHPLASPSP
- the mobA gene encoding molybdenum cofactor guanylyltransferase MobA: MIDSQDITGLVLAGGRGARMGGVDKGLQSFRGLPLALNALLRLQPQVGATMVNANRNLAAYEAFGTPVWPDGLADYAGPLAGFLVGLEHCDTPWLLTVPCDSPLFPADLAERLARAAEREDADIAMACAPESDAAGVTTVRPQPVFCLLRSSLLESLVRFTQAGGRKIDAWTAQHRCALEPFDRAGDDPRAFHNANTLAELHAIEGA